A genomic window from Cloacibacillus evryensis DSM 19522 includes:
- a CDS encoding tRNA (adenine-N1)-methyltransferase, producing the protein MIQAGDLVFIWNPKKGDSFLVKVQPGQSQGTHFGQIKHADLMEHDYGEGLRTPKGEVYFLLRPTLGEYTRRLKRQTQIVFPKEAGFIIEHLNIFPGCTVVECGTGSGSLCCTFAHFVGDTGKVCTYDRREEFSALARKNAEKWGVAHRIEFNVRSLDEGFKERGADAVFLDVPTPWDYIDKAYEALAPGNHLGILVPTTNQISETLRALQEFGFADVQVVEIMLRYFKTEPNRIRPEDMMIGHTGYLIFAVKTLPLPEIKAEESPESSRAEAETEPSALPKCEAPAGDAAADAPSAVKGPCI; encoded by the coding sequence ATGATCCAGGCGGGAGACCTCGTATTTATCTGGAACCCCAAAAAAGGAGACAGTTTTCTCGTCAAAGTGCAGCCGGGGCAGAGCCAGGGCACGCACTTCGGGCAGATAAAGCATGCCGACCTCATGGAACACGACTACGGCGAAGGCCTCCGCACCCCCAAGGGCGAGGTCTACTTCCTGCTCAGACCGACGCTCGGCGAGTACACGCGCCGCCTCAAAAGGCAGACGCAGATCGTCTTCCCCAAAGAGGCGGGCTTCATCATCGAACACCTCAACATCTTCCCTGGCTGCACCGTCGTGGAATGCGGCACCGGTTCCGGCAGCCTCTGCTGCACCTTCGCCCACTTCGTCGGCGATACGGGAAAGGTCTGCACATACGACCGCCGCGAGGAATTCTCCGCGCTCGCGCGCAAGAACGCCGAAAAATGGGGCGTGGCGCACCGCATAGAGTTCAACGTCCGTTCGCTCGACGAGGGCTTTAAGGAACGCGGCGCAGACGCCGTATTCCTCGACGTCCCGACACCGTGGGACTATATCGACAAGGCCTACGAGGCGCTCGCGCCGGGCAACCATCTCGGCATCCTCGTGCCGACGACGAACCAGATCTCCGAGACGCTGCGCGCGCTTCAGGAATTCGGCTTCGCCGACGTGCAGGTGGTCGAGATAATGCTGCGCTACTTCAAGACCGAACCGAACAGGATACGCCCCGAGGATATGATGATCGGTCATACCGGCTACCTTATCTTCGCCGTTAAAACCCTGCCGCTGCCGGAGATAAAGGCGGAGGAAAGTCCAGAATCCTCCCGCGCGGAGGCGGAGACAGAACCTTCGGCGCTTCCAAAATGCGAAGCGCCGGCCGGGGACGCCGCCGCGGACGCCCCCTCCGCCGTTAAGGGACCCTGCATATAG
- a CDS encoding epoxyqueuosine reductase QueH — protein MNEKRLLLHICCAPDATVPWPSLIGEGCETAGYFYGGNIHPREEYDRRAAAVSALAGHTGAEVFLADYAPGPWFEAVRGLEQEPERGARCRRCFETQLASAAEWGARGGFTHLCTTLTISPHKDVNLINEIGARAAAARGLVWVERVWRKADGFKRSVEISKELGLYRQNYCGCIFSKNIEL, from the coding sequence TTGAACGAGAAAAGGCTCCTGCTGCACATATGCTGCGCGCCTGACGCCACAGTCCCGTGGCCCTCGCTGATCGGCGAGGGCTGCGAGACCGCCGGCTATTTTTACGGCGGCAACATCCACCCTCGCGAGGAATATGACCGGAGGGCGGCGGCGGTCTCCGCGCTGGCCGGGCACACAGGCGCGGAGGTATTCCTGGCGGACTATGCGCCGGGACCGTGGTTTGAAGCGGTGCGCGGCCTCGAACAAGAACCTGAGCGCGGCGCGCGCTGCCGAAGATGCTTCGAGACGCAGCTCGCCTCCGCCGCCGAATGGGGGGCGCGGGGCGGATTCACTCATCTCTGCACGACGCTCACCATCAGCCCGCACAAGGACGTGAACCTGATCAACGAGATCGGCGCCCGCGCCGCCGCCGCCCGAGGCCTCGTATGGGTGGAAAGGGTCTGGCGCAAGGCGGATGGCTTCAAGCGATCCGTTGAGATAAGCAAAGAGCTCGGCCTCTACCGGCAGAACTACTGCGGCTGTATTTTTTCAAAGAACATAGAGTTATAA
- a CDS encoding AIR synthase related protein, giving the protein MTDKPKTKLPSGKLSPEALKRNVLSYVGAPRPEVLIGPGVGEDAAVIKWPEGKYMVFASDPIVGAESGAGRLLVRINSNDIASKGGDPAYLTVTLILPPSLGEEGAARIMSEIDEECRAQGIAVAGGHTEFNDRYDRPVIMGALVGTADRVMRATDISEGDLLIVTKHLGIEGMSILALDRPDLLAPFMSEDEIAEILSWSEMTSVLAESRLLRPYAKFMHDPTEGGFMGGLDEICSLCGLKAELDREALAIHPLTRRAAKELDFDPLHLIASGSMLAAVPERYAKAARSALEAAGIESAVAGRMGGRLETPLPEPKEELWRLLKMEKKDAR; this is encoded by the coding sequence ATGACAGACAAACCGAAAACAAAACTCCCTTCGGGAAAACTCTCGCCCGAGGCGCTCAAGCGCAACGTCCTTTCTTACGTCGGCGCGCCGCGCCCCGAGGTGCTGATCGGCCCCGGAGTCGGCGAGGACGCCGCCGTCATCAAATGGCCGGAAGGGAAATATATGGTCTTCGCCTCCGACCCGATCGTCGGCGCCGAAAGCGGCGCGGGGCGGCTGCTCGTGAGAATAAACTCCAACGACATCGCCTCCAAGGGCGGCGACCCCGCCTACCTTACGGTGACGCTGATCCTGCCGCCCTCCCTCGGCGAAGAGGGCGCGGCGCGCATCATGAGCGAGATCGACGAGGAATGCCGGGCGCAGGGCATCGCCGTCGCCGGCGGACATACGGAGTTCAACGACCGCTACGACCGCCCCGTGATCATGGGCGCGCTCGTCGGCACCGCCGACAGGGTGATGCGCGCGACCGACATCTCGGAGGGCGATCTGCTGATCGTGACGAAACATCTCGGCATCGAGGGCATGTCGATATTGGCACTCGACCGCCCTGACCTGCTCGCGCCCTTCATGAGCGAGGATGAGATCGCCGAGATACTCTCATGGTCGGAGATGACCTCGGTGCTCGCGGAGTCCCGCCTGCTGCGCCCCTATGCGAAATTCATGCACGACCCTACCGAGGGCGGCTTCATGGGCGGCCTCGATGAAATATGTTCGCTCTGCGGCCTCAAAGCCGAGCTGGACCGCGAAGCGCTGGCGATACATCCGCTGACGCGCCGCGCCGCTAAAGAGCTGGACTTCGATCCCCTGCACCTGATCGCCTCCGGCAGCATGCTCGCGGCAGTGCCGGAACGCTATGCGAAGGCCGCGCGCTCCGCTCTTGAGGCGGCGGGGATCGAATCGGCGGTCGCGGGGCGCATGGGCGGCAGGCTCGAAACGCCCCTTCCCGAACCGAAGGAAGAACTCTGGCGCCTGCTCAAAATGGAGAAAAAAGATGCGCGCTGA
- a CDS encoding M24 family metallopeptidase → MRADILRRTERLAKELRARGADAFVIVNDEDTNWESLFYMSGFRGTAGSLAVYADGEAELTLDGRYAAQGREQSPHRVLEQKTSLEDDLTENLKRHGSREILCEAGKTFHGTWEKLSSAGGRWRDGGAVMRELRREKDAGEVEEIKRAAAIGAEAFLETLDCAKPGMTEKAFEALLNYKISLLGGGPGFDMIVASGLRSVMPHGRASEKTMEAGEWVTVDYGARWNGYFCDITRNFSIGKPSGEAAEMHELLRRAHNETAAMLRAGVSGAGVHKRAVEIFAAEGKDGCFTHSLGHGFGLEIHEAPLLSPRRDDILRAGDVVTIEPGLYIPGFGGMRLEDDYLVTEDGAERLTKKLNQCFYSI, encoded by the coding sequence ATGCGCGCTGACATCCTGCGCCGCACCGAGCGGCTCGCGAAAGAGCTCAGAGCGCGGGGAGCGGATGCCTTCGTCATCGTCAACGACGAAGATACGAACTGGGAGAGCCTGTTCTACATGAGCGGCTTCCGCGGAACGGCCGGCTCGCTGGCGGTCTACGCGGACGGCGAGGCAGAACTGACGCTCGACGGGCGTTACGCCGCGCAGGGACGGGAACAATCGCCGCATAGAGTCCTTGAGCAGAAGACGAGCCTCGAGGACGACCTGACGGAAAACCTCAAAAGGCATGGCTCGCGGGAGATACTCTGCGAGGCCGGCAAGACTTTCCACGGCACCTGGGAAAAATTATCCTCGGCAGGCGGACGCTGGCGCGACGGCGGCGCCGTCATGAGAGAACTCCGCCGCGAAAAGGACGCGGGAGAGGTGGAAGAGATAAAGAGGGCCGCCGCGATCGGCGCCGAAGCCTTCCTGGAGACGCTCGACTGCGCGAAGCCCGGAATGACGGAAAAGGCCTTTGAAGCGCTGCTCAACTACAAGATAAGCCTCCTCGGAGGCGGTCCCGGCTTCGACATGATCGTCGCCTCCGGCCTTCGCAGCGTCATGCCGCACGGGCGCGCGAGCGAAAAGACGATGGAGGCGGGAGAGTGGGTCACCGTAGACTACGGCGCGCGCTGGAACGGCTATTTTTGCGACATTACGAGAAATTTTTCCATCGGGAAACCAAGCGGAGAGGCCGCGGAGATGCACGAGCTGCTGCGCAGGGCGCATAACGAGACGGCGGCGATGCTGCGCGCCGGCGTCTCCGGCGCCGGCGTTCACAAAAGAGCCGTGGAAATATTCGCCGCCGAGGGCAAAGACGGCTGCTTTACCCACAGCCTCGGCCACGGGTTCGGCCTTGAGATACACGAGGCCCCGCTGCTATCGCCGAGGCGCGACGACATCCTGCGGGCCGGGGACGTCGTGACCATCGAACCGGGACTCTATATACCGGGCTTCGGAGGCATGAGGCTGGAGGACGACTACCTCGTCACGGAAGACGGAGCCGAAAGATTAACGAAAAAACTAAATCAGTGTTTTTACAGTATTTAA
- the rd gene encoding rubredoxin — MKKYVCTVCGYVYDPEAGDPDSGIAPGTAFEDIPDDWVCPVCGVGKDMFE; from the coding sequence ATGAAAAAGTACGTCTGCACCGTATGCGGTTATGTATATGATCCCGAAGCCGGCGATCCCGATTCCGGGATAGCCCCCGGCACAGCCTTTGAGGACATCCCAGACGATTGGGTCTGCCCCGTCTGCGGCGTCGGCAAAGATATGTTCGAATAG
- a CDS encoding HD domain-containing protein — protein MMYSSEKTERWFNDYVDSFRIEGELARMQELKRRHSFRVQRLASAIAESLEWREENDAWLAHAVGLLHDTARFSQYRDYQTFQDSASFDHGDRGAEILAGLFDWEGIDRGDKEKVLAAVRHHNKIEIPADVPLSIYRWCALIRDADKIDVFRMVQSRIDNGTVYEMLPRHKKVSGLSPALVEEVRATGRGSYANARSLQDYRLIQLTWALDLNYPVSVVTLKEEGIFRRIADDLKEYPVADVVGGLMKKIDEF, from the coding sequence ATGATGTATTCCAGCGAAAAGACGGAAAGATGGTTCAACGATTACGTTGATTCATTCAGGATAGAGGGAGAGCTCGCCCGGATGCAGGAGCTCAAGAGAAGGCACAGCTTCCGCGTGCAGCGGCTGGCCTCGGCGATCGCCGAGTCGCTTGAATGGCGCGAGGAGAATGACGCCTGGCTTGCCCACGCCGTGGGGCTGCTGCACGACACGGCGAGGTTTTCCCAATACCGTGATTATCAGACCTTTCAGGACAGCGCGAGTTTCGACCACGGCGATCGCGGAGCGGAGATACTGGCCGGACTCTTTGACTGGGAGGGCATCGATAGGGGCGATAAAGAGAAAGTGCTGGCGGCGGTGCGCCACCATAACAAGATCGAAATACCGGCCGACGTGCCGCTCTCGATCTACCGCTGGTGCGCCCTCATACGCGACGCGGACAAGATAGACGTCTTCCGCATGGTGCAGAGCCGCATTGACAACGGCACCGTATATGAGATGCTGCCGCGCCATAAAAAGGTCAGCGGGCTTTCGCCCGCGCTCGTGGAAGAGGTCCGCGCCACGGGACGCGGTTCTTACGCCAACGCGCGTTCGCTGCAGGACTACCGGCTGATACAGCTTACCTGGGCGCTTGACCTGAATTATCCGGTCTCGGTCGTTACGCTGAAAGAAGAGGGGATATTCCGGCGGATAGCCGACGATCTCAAAGAATACCCGGTCGCCGACGTGGTCGGCGGCTTGATGAAAAAGATCGACGAGTTTTAG
- a CDS encoding Crp/Fnr family transcriptional regulator — protein MKKYLETIKKSPLFKGIEESEIEAMLGCLSVKARKYARHEFVMRFGDSTEAIGMVLSGSVHIVKEDFWGNRNIVTEIGPGQIFAESYACTPGAALGVSVVAAEAAAVMFMNVRRVLTTCSSACEFHSRLLRNLLSVLAEKNLRFNDKLTHMAQRTTRQKLLSYLSAESMRLGSPEFDITFNRQQLADYLSVDRSAMSGELSKMRDEGLLDFYKSHFRLRQG, from the coding sequence ATGAAAAAATATCTTGAGACGATAAAAAAATCACCGCTCTTCAAAGGTATAGAGGAGAGTGAGATCGAGGCGATGCTCGGCTGCCTTTCGGTGAAGGCGAGAAAATATGCGCGGCACGAGTTCGTGATGCGTTTCGGCGACAGCACCGAGGCTATCGGAATGGTGCTGAGCGGCTCCGTCCACATTGTCAAGGAAGACTTCTGGGGCAACAGGAACATCGTGACGGAGATCGGGCCCGGACAGATATTCGCCGAAAGCTACGCCTGTACGCCCGGCGCCGCGCTCGGCGTCAGCGTCGTGGCCGCCGAGGCCGCCGCGGTTATGTTTATGAACGTGCGCCGCGTCCTCACGACTTGCAGTTCCGCCTGTGAATTCCACTCGCGGCTGCTTAGAAACCTGCTCTCCGTCCTCGCCGAAAAGAATCTGCGCTTCAACGACAAACTCACGCACATGGCGCAGCGCACCACCCGCCAGAAGCTGCTCTCCTATCTCTCCGCCGAGTCTATGCGCCTCGGAAGCCCTGAGTTCGATATAACCTTCAACCGCCAGCAGCTCGCCGACTATCTCTCCGTAGACCGCAGCGCGATGTCGGGCGAGCTTTCCAAAATGCGAGACGAGGGGCTGCTCGATTTTTATAAGAGCCATTTTCGCCTCAGACAAGGCTGA
- a CDS encoding 4Fe-4S binding protein: MLRRIIEIDETKCNGCGACADACHEGAIAMVGGKAKLMRDDYCDGLGDCLPACPAGAITFVEREAAAYDKEAASANIAAKRTAGGSLPCGCPGTHSRGITRMERETEAEACRPQAASRLSQWPVQIKLVPVNAPYFDGAKLLVAADCTAFARADFHERFIKNHVTLVGCPKLDAGDYSEKLTEILKNNDIKSVTVVRMEVPCCGGIEAAVKKALQASGKFIPWQVATISVEGEIID; encoded by the coding sequence ATGTTAAGGAGAATAATCGAGATAGACGAAACAAAATGCAACGGCTGCGGCGCCTGCGCCGACGCCTGCCACGAGGGCGCGATCGCGATGGTAGGCGGCAAGGCGAAGCTGATGCGCGACGATTACTGCGACGGTCTCGGGGACTGCCTGCCCGCCTGCCCCGCCGGAGCGATCACCTTCGTGGAGCGTGAGGCGGCGGCCTATGACAAAGAGGCGGCGTCGGCAAATATAGCCGCGAAGAGGACGGCAGGCGGCAGCCTGCCCTGCGGCTGCCCGGGGACTCACTCGCGCGGGATCACACGCATGGAGCGGGAGACAGAGGCGGAAGCCTGCCGTCCCCAGGCCGCTTCACGGCTCTCGCAGTGGCCGGTCCAGATAAAATTGGTCCCCGTAAACGCGCCCTATTTCGACGGGGCAAAGCTGCTCGTCGCCGCCGACTGCACGGCCTTCGCGCGCGCCGATTTCCACGAGCGGTTCATCAAGAACCACGTGACGCTGGTCGGCTGCCCGAAGCTCGACGCCGGCGACTATTCGGAAAAGCTTACTGAAATACTGAAGAACAACGATATCAAAAGCGTTACCGTCGTGCGTATGGAGGTGCCGTGCTGCGGCGGCATCGAGGCGGCGGTGAAGAAGGCGCTGCAGGCCAGCGGGAAATTCATTCCCTGGCAGGTCGCAACCATCTCCGTAGAGGGAGAGATCATCGATTAG
- the hcp gene encoding hydroxylamine reductase, with protein sequence MEEKMFCFQCEQTAGGKGCMGRAGVCGKPADTALLQDELTGALIGLARAANGKSPSESADRAMLAGLFTTVTNVNFDSGTVKEMTGKVRAEEQKLAGCSCGCGCGEYDVRGLWDADEDVRSLKSLILFGLRGMAAYAYHAMVLGYSDREVNDFFYEALAAIGRENTMDALLPLVLKTGEVNLRCMELLDRANTGTFGTPEPTTVSFKVEKGPFIVISGHDLRDLKLLLDQSAGKGVNIYTHGEMLPAHAYPELKKYPHLKGNFGTAWQNQQREFDGVPAPILFTTNCLMPVKPSYADRVFTTEVVSYPGLVHIGEDKDFAPVIAKAIELGGWSGDKSFTGINGGGHTVTGFGHGAVLAAADKVVEAVKSGAIRRFFLVGGCDGAKPGRNYYTEFVEKSPADTIILTLACGKYRFNDLDLGTIGGFPRIMDMGQCNDAYSAIRVAVALSEAFKCGVNDLPLTLVLSWYEQKAVCILLTLLHLGIRNILLGPTLPAFVSPNVLNFLVEHYNIAPIGTPEADLKKILG encoded by the coding sequence ATGGAAGAGAAGATGTTTTGTTTTCAATGCGAACAGACGGCCGGCGGCAAAGGCTGCATGGGAAGGGCGGGCGTCTGCGGCAAACCGGCGGATACGGCGCTGCTGCAGGATGAGCTGACAGGGGCCCTGATCGGCCTTGCGCGCGCCGCGAACGGGAAAAGCCCGTCGGAGAGCGCGGACAGGGCGATGCTCGCGGGGCTCTTCACCACGGTGACTAACGTAAACTTCGACAGCGGCACCGTAAAAGAAATGACCGGCAAGGTGCGGGCCGAGGAACAGAAGCTCGCGGGATGTTCGTGCGGCTGCGGATGCGGCGAGTATGACGTGAGGGGGCTGTGGGATGCGGACGAGGACGTCCGCTCGCTAAAATCACTGATCCTCTTCGGGCTGCGCGGCATGGCGGCCTACGCCTACCACGCGATGGTCCTCGGCTATAGCGACAGGGAGGTCAACGACTTCTTTTACGAGGCGCTCGCCGCGATAGGACGCGAAAATACGATGGATGCGCTGCTGCCGCTCGTCCTTAAAACGGGGGAGGTCAACCTCCGCTGCATGGAGCTGCTAGACAGGGCGAACACCGGCACCTTTGGGACGCCGGAACCGACCACCGTATCTTTTAAGGTCGAAAAGGGCCCCTTCATCGTCATCAGCGGCCACGACCTGCGCGACCTGAAACTGCTGCTTGACCAGAGCGCGGGCAAGGGCGTCAATATCTACACGCACGGTGAAATGCTGCCGGCGCACGCCTACCCGGAACTGAAAAAGTACCCGCACCTCAAAGGCAATTTCGGCACCGCCTGGCAGAACCAGCAGCGGGAGTTCGACGGCGTACCCGCGCCGATACTCTTCACCACGAACTGCCTGATGCCGGTCAAGCCCTCGTACGCGGACCGCGTCTTCACCACCGAAGTGGTCTCCTATCCCGGTCTGGTCCACATCGGCGAGGACAAAGATTTCGCCCCCGTCATCGCCAAAGCCATTGAGCTCGGCGGCTGGAGCGGGGATAAGAGCTTTACGGGCATCAACGGCGGCGGCCATACCGTGACCGGCTTCGGCCACGGCGCGGTGCTCGCCGCCGCGGATAAGGTCGTGGAGGCGGTAAAATCGGGAGCGATACGCCGCTTCTTCCTCGTCGGCGGCTGCGACGGCGCGAAACCCGGACGCAACTACTACACGGAGTTCGTTGAGAAGAGCCCCGCGGACACGATAATCCTCACGCTCGCCTGCGGCAAGTACCGCTTCAACGACCTCGACCTCGGTACGATCGGCGGCTTCCCGCGCATCATGGACATGGGACAGTGCAACGACGCTTACAGCGCGATCCGCGTCGCCGTGGCGCTCTCGGAGGCATTCAAATGCGGCGTCAACGACCTGCCGCTCACGCTCGTACTCTCATGGTATGAACAAAAGGCCGTCTGCATCCTGCTGACGCTGCTCCACCTCGGGATAAGGAACATCCTGCTCGGCCCGACGCTCCCGGCCTTCGTCTCGCCGAACGTGCTCAACTTCCTTGTCGAACACTACAACATCGCCCCCATCGGCACGCCGGAGGCGGATCTGAAAAAAATCCTCGGATAA
- the rhuM gene encoding RhuM family protein — MNNKPNTDIVMYTTDDGTTKIEATFDKDTVWLSIDQMAELFQRDRSVIGKHVRNAFKEGELVKDSVWAKFAYTAADGKDYNVDYYNLDVIISVGYRVKSVLDAQLSHPHPESC, encoded by the coding sequence TTGAACAACAAACCTAATACAGATATCGTCATGTACACCACTGATGATGGTACGACAAAAATAGAAGCAACCTTTGATAAGGATACCGTATGGCTGTCCATTGACCAGATGGCAGAATTATTTCAGCGTGACCGCAGTGTTATCGGAAAACATGTGCGTAATGCGTTTAAAGAAGGAGAACTGGTTAAAGATTCAGTGTGGGCAAAATTTGCCTACACTGCTGCTGATGGAAAAGATTATAATGTCGATTATTATAATCTTGATGTCATTATTTCCGTGGGTTACCGTGTAAAGTCTGTTTTAGACGCACAACTGTCCCACCCCCATCCGGAATCATGTTAG